A window of Pseudomonadota bacterium genomic DNA:
AGATAATTGGTGTGAAAGGAAGAACAGCCATACCCGGTGACACTATAACCATGGATTCTACAACAACCGATCCAGTAACTATCAAGCTTGTGGTTTCAAACGGTGACGGAATAAATACGACAAACGAAAATGATTTAAGCTTGGTCTCTGTAATCAGTTTTGGTAAATTTGATGTTTTAATGGGTGGCGACCTCAGTGGGTTTAATACAGATAATTATAAGGATATTGAAAGTTCTGTGGCAAGCAAGGTTGGACAGGTAGAAGTATACAAAGTTCATCATCATTGCAGCAATTACAGCACAAATGACAAATTGCTATCGATCATAAAGCCGAAGATAGGCATTATTTCAGCTTCAGGTATAATCGGAAGGAATCACTCTTTATCCAGTTCTTGCCGGTAAAAATGCTCCTTTCTCGTTTTCCTCCTATAGAAAAAATGGGAATGGAGAATCTGGAGAACATGAGGATGTATTTTCTGAGATAGAAGTTTATCGGCAGAATCATAAATTGAAAACTGAAAAAGGTGATGTGATGCTGTGTGGATATCGTGTGGTACATCTGCCAATTCCAGTAAAGTGTATTCGGAGTATATGAGATTTTTATATACGCTATT
This region includes:
- a CDS encoding MBL fold metallo-hydrolase, coding for MKKIFISFILLCCVVSIAFGQANGNLQLHFIDVGQGDAAILISPEGETVLFDNGVAKYCDMPVSYLRELGITKMDYHVASHYHDDHIGCTSEVLDVFPLKIAAYDRGHTYATNVFRRYEKIIGVKGRTAIPGDTITMDSTTTDPVTIKLVVSNGDGINTTNENDLSLVSVISFGKFDVLMGGDLSGFNTDNYKDIESSVASKVGQVEVYKVHHHCSNYSTNDKLLSIIKPKIGIISASGIIGRNHSLSSSCR